The Coffea arabica cultivar ET-39 chromosome 6e, Coffea Arabica ET-39 HiFi, whole genome shotgun sequence genome contains the following window.
TAACAGTTTTTCATTCACACAATATGCAAGAATCAGTACAATTGTCCAACAACTTGTATATCATTAGGATTATGACTAGGACATCATTTCTAGTTTGACCTACGACTTCACAAGTTACAATTTGCATTTTGGTATTGGTTTGTCATTATAAGAATTACGTGACTACTCTAAATAATCATGGACAATCAAAATGGGTTGTAGCTCCGATTAGAAGTCACCACGCATAAGAATTAGTAAGAAGAAATGATTAACCAGAGATGACTTCACAGCTTCCTAGTGGGGGCTAAATGCGAGGTTGAGTACTCATCACCAATGATGGCATGATCTcctttacaaaaaaaatgtttgaTGAGTACAAGTTGCAAGTTTGTTAACAACTTAACATGTGATAATTTTAAAGATCACTTAGTATATATTATCGTGTGAACATTACAGAAGAACAACAACACTTCAAGGAAGAGAAATTAGAGGAGAAAATAATGGAGTTCTCTAGGAGCCATAGCTCATCCTTGTTAGCCTTGTTTTTCATTTGTCTATCAATTTTAAGCAATCTTTTTACCTCTGCAGAAGCTGATTTGATCAGTGATGTTTGCACTGCATCAAAAAACCCTCAATTTTGCGCCAATTCTTTGAGATCAGACCCTCGTTCTCGCAGGGCAGATCTTAAAGGTCTCGGTCAAATTGCTATAGATTTGGCAACAAAAAGCGCCAAGTCAACCAAAACCCTTGTCGATTCCCTCAAGCAAAATGCAACTGACACCAGATTGAAGGGAATATATGATTCTTGTTCGGAAAACTATGGTGATTCCATTGATGATCTCGGCGAGGCCACAAGTCTATTGAAATCTGGTGATTATCTAGGCGTAAATCTTAGAGCATCAGCTGCACTGGACGACGCTGATACTTGTGATGACAATTTCAAGGATGCAAAACTAGGAACCACGAAATCTTGCAGATGCTAGTCAGAACGTGCAAAATCTCTGTGACATTATTTTGGTTATAGCAAATCGCTTGAGAGGGAACATATGAAGTGTGAGctttattaatgcaatcttcttATGCAAATCAATATATGGATTCATATATGAATGCTGATTaattctattaaaaaaaaaaaaatatcgtGTGAACATTTATTGTTATTCAAGCTTTCCAAGTGATGACTGCTTTCAAAGGTCATGTAAACATTTGCAACGAACTTGCATGATTTGACAAAGGTGACTTAGCCAAATAGATGCAAATTAggggaaagaaaaataagaaaaataaaaagaaaaataagaaaatccggGCTTTGTTTCGAATGCTCAACTATTGGGGCGTCTGTTAAAGTTCAGACAAAATTGATGATTGCAACTCATGCAAAATATTTGTAGGTGCAACCATTCCTAATCCATACGttatgtttattttatttcgtTTTTTAGGGCTTTGCGTGAGGTCTTAAAATCACGGAATGTGCAACTATGAATTAGACCAATAAATAGAACTACTAAGTACTAATTCCTTTTGAAATGTGAAgtgcgcggggtatacatacACAATTAGCTCATCcgcaatcaagttttacatttataactCCTAAAtgccccacacgcgatttatcgcaggtatacgaatcgtgagcgagtatagggtattaagggtcgatcccacagggaagattgcaattaccggtgtttttcgaactcctttattatctagactaccataaatatgaaagtaatgaaaataacactagaaagctcctagaAATATGGAATTCctcactactcttgcaaatgagattaccggttaagtaaatgctattatcttgactagttatggcgtaatttcctaatgcatgtgaaacctactctcgtagtgaatcaactatacttgtaattaagccatacctactctcgtggttatgaaattaactacaagttcatttcttctatgaaattacatgaaacaagtcacttaaaccacataggtgcacctctactttcgtgagtgaaCTCCTTatgtttatcacttccttgaactagtgttaaattccaattctcattgcaaatttaacaccttagataatcacaactaatggcCGGTTAATTATGATTAGAAtatcaaaagtgataaataacttgctcaaaataatatcaccaaataaccaagtaaagatCATAAACAAGAtgtagaaagttcatccatacttaggcataaactttaactaaacatgataaaaacaaacaccaaactagtattatagttaaacatgaattcaaatacaaaagagaaagtgataggaaagaagtcacccttgtcacatgagtttcaaactctccatctttgctcctccaATCTTCCTCCAattctaactacaaatacaagaaggataaactactctacctatactatattaatgaactaagaaaaactagtgaagactacatttttggtgagttttCCTAGCCTTGCCAAGTTATTTTGAATCTTGCAAGTCCATGGCTATATATAGGTGAATGCAATCAGGAAATGAGGCTTGAAACATCCTTTTTACAGATGCTAATTGGTTGTCATATGTTCATCCATAGTTGTAAATTATTGAAGGAGAAAACAGGTTGTACCAGTGGAGATCAGCTATTTCTGACCAGAATCTGGCTACTTCAACTACTATTTTCTCTATGATTGCAGCTGAATTAGCTCTTGTgaaaaacatagaagttgtagtcCATTGAAATAGCTGTCCAATTCCTCAAGAATCATTCAATTTGGAGCTGTCTAGACcgagatatgaccaaaataccaaaGACCGGTCAATTCCGCATTTTCAGCTCTCAGCAGCAGACttttacttctatattttgacattttgaccaggaaaacagccgaattggactttgatgtcttcataccaaatgtagctctgtctcttagcttcaaaactggttcaaaaatcatctcaatccaatgtatgtaactcaagatatatcCAAAATACCAACAGATGCCAAAGCTGACTTTtgtttgattcttttgttctcaaattgcatttctcagctgagttgaatttcggtatttcaacttttggactatgaaaacggctgaattggactttgatgtcttcataccaaatgtagatacgtctcttagcttcaaaatggtataaagatcacctcaatctaatctgtgtagctccagatatagttaaaataccaaaacatgtcagagttgtcaaagctgacttttcttgatccaaattgcatttctccttttacacttcatattttattttcaccactttaatccattttcaatcatccaaatGTCTTCTCAAtacacttcatttgatgattgaatcattaaacctacaaaatatgaagtttttaccataaaaatcaatagaaatgcaattttcacactttaaccacaaaatgcatattttcactagaatcttagttaattatttataaaataaataaaacacactaaaactaattaataaagcacactaaaaatacgtaaaatatactcttatcaAAATGACTTGAGTGTGGATATGAATGAAATGATGTATATTCTTTGCCAGAGACAAAGACGTGTATAGTGGAATTCCCTGCCTCAGAGAATAGGGCTAGAGCTGAAGATATAATACTATTTTTAGTTTTCCCTCTGTCTTGTGCACTAGTTACCTCGTGATTCATATggcattttttcttcttaatttcttttgttttccgaTCATGAGGGAAATTTCCAAAGGGACTAGCTACTAGACTTTGGATTAGTCATTTGTCGCTATACCCTAGTTAGATAAAATTCATATGATTTCACTAACGGATCACGGGCCTCACATGCTCTATTTCAAACTAATTAAGGGTAGTACagttatttttaatattttttacacTATAATCCTACCCATTTACACCCTACCTAGATTTATTTACACcggactttttttttcttaaccgGACCTTGTTTATACTCAAGAGACGCGAGAGCAAACTGATTAAAAATTGAACTTGTTTATGGATGACACTGTTCACGTGTGAACTAATCAACTGCTTGGCCAATATTTTAATGCTAGTTTTACCCTTAAGCTGATTTCATTCTATAGCAAGTGAAGGTTCCATATAAGATTATTGACAGATTTTCAATACAATTGCAAGGTtaaatccaaaatatattcGTTGACTGTAAGTATACAGATCAAAATAGTACTTTAGAACATATGTCGGATTGATCCCATAAGGAGCGAGGAGCAAATATTGCAAGTATTAGAtccttactctattatttagattaATTATcaataaaagcaaaagaaatcaCAATTACTTACTAACTAACTAACTTACTCAACTAGATAACTTGCAAGAAAACAATGGAAAAAATTTACTAAATACTTGAGTTTAAGGTGTAGAATTCACTTATGGCACAAAAGATACAAGCAAATAGATTTACCTCTTATTTAACTAGGGATTCATTTTCATAATTATCAAACTCTCTCTCATAATGTAGTGGCATTGACTAAACTAGTTTTCCCTATTCTCATGCATGGTAAATAACTAGAactaccctttttgtttttcatgaaatgcaaagaCAATCCACTTAAATGCATCTCTATTCTCATTAGTCTACTCCTTAAGCTCCATTTATGTTTTGCCATCATTATTACCAATTATCATTATGTAACAACAACTAAGAACttgttattggtgatcaagcaacaataAATGATAAGCATGCATAAATGGACAAATTAATACAAGAggtaacaagtgtaaatcatgtTCAACCCATATCAAGTAATCACAAGTTTCATCTACTTACTAAATCTAGAAATTTAGCTACGTATGTGATATAAGATAAGAAAGTACATTGCTTCATTGCATGAACACATATTGAATCACAAGTAAAGAGATAGATAAAGAAAGTTTAGCCAAGATGATGAACAAGCTCCCAAAATCTTCTATTCCTTCAACAAATGAGTTGTACAataaaatctccaagtgttCCTTACAAGTTTCTAGTTAGAAAGAATAAGAACAAGCTATAACTAAGCTCTTGAGCTGACAACTAAGAAAactctctcctctcttttttcAATGATTCTTACATTATATATTTGTTAAGAGAATCAAAAAGTGCTTAATGAAATAACATAAAGCTTCCTATGCACTTCCCTAGAGTTTCTTGAGTAGTTATAGCCGAAACTATTTGTTGGAATGACCTGGAAAGTGATGTGAAGCCATGGCAAGTTACAGGGCAAATTGTAGAAAACAAGGGAGAATATGTGAGCTGGAGCTCACATTTTCAGAGATCACATATTCACTTCAGTGAATTTTTCTTGATTCTTTTCTGCTCCAATTCAACACTAAGATCAAGAGCAAGGTGTCCATATTTTTGTTCATGCATTGTACCAATAATACTTGCATTTGATGCCCTATTACTTCTCCAAATCATCGTCAAATCATGCACTGGAGTTAAATAAATTCTTCTCGATCCCATGTTTATAACACCCCTTAAATCCTGCAAATGTAATCAAATGAAACTTgcaaaatttagaaatttagaGAGCAAGTTATAccactaaaaccctaatttatacCAAAAGTAAACACCTAATGCTACTTAGAAACATATAATAAACACTTACCAATTACAGTGAACTAGTGCTTCGCTATGCATTAGTGCGGAATATTTTTATTGTGATTCATCATGAACTGATGCAAAGCATAATTAATTCATCATCATTTTACATATTATTCATAATTACATCAGATATTATTTTATTCCAAACATTTAACTACCATATTAGTCTTTAAAAACTTTTATATGTAAATTTCTTACAATGTGACAATATTCATTACATATTATACATAaaggcaaattacactttacccccttgtGGTTAAGTGTTTTTTTAACATAATCTccctatgatttcaaaagctatagatAACCCTCTCATGGTTTGAATTAAAACGTCAATGTGACGGAATTTGCATTTTACAACGGAGTCAACTAAGatgtcaaaaatacccctatataaagttgaaaattatttattaactacAGGGggattatgtatatattttgaaaatcataagagaGTTATATGGTTAAACATTAAATTATAagagggttatatggtaaaatgtAAAACCATACAAGGTTAAAGTATCAtggatattatgtttatatattttagttACTTCagccattttaatttttaaataagggtaatttcaatatttttataGATTCTGTTACGAATGATCATTTTCATTACTTTGACATTTTAATTCAAACTATGAGGGAGTTATATATAGCTTTTAAAACTATAAGggtgttatttaaaaaaatagctATACcataagggggtaaagtgtattTGGCGGTATACATAATGCTTGAAAAGGTAATAGGTAATCTAAGAGATAGTAATTCAATTTTCTTATGAATATGATTATACACCTACTCATATTCATTTTCAGTTCAACAGAAAAAAATGTAGCCAACTGTTTTTACatgaatgatttattttatCAAGTTAACAAATTTACCAATGTAACAACTAAATTCAGACAAAGCAAAGTTATAACATATGGataaaaagaataatttaaatttattaaaagagaTAGAAGTTGTTGAAAGGCAGAGaaattataaataaaattaattgaaTGAGAATTA
Protein-coding sequences here:
- the LOC113704624 gene encoding pectinesterase inhibitor-like, which codes for MEFSRSHSSSLLALFFICLSILSNLFTSAEADLISDVCTASKNPQFCANSLRSDPRSRRADLKGLGQIAIDLATKSAKSTKTLVDSLKQNATDTRLKGIYDSCSENYGDSIDDLGEATSLLKSGDYLGVNLRASAALDDADTCDDNFKDAKLGTTKSCRC